tgctagcatttgacccatatccttccaaacccttcctattaatatacCTATTTCTAAATTGTTgcaattgttccagcctccaccacttcctctggcagttcattccatacacgcaccaccctctgcatgaagaagttgcctgtcaggtcccttttaaatctttcccctttcctatgctgtctagttttggacacccctaatCTGGGCTTCAGGATGTGACGCAGATACATTCAAATGTGacatttaaaattatattttaaaggaagaagaatgaaaaattattattttcatttgaaaagtATAGGTTATGGAGCACAACAATAAACATGTTTCCAATTATGTAAGGATGAAACAGGGTAGACAGAATCAGGCTGTATACAACTGCTGAAGGATCAAGCATGAGAAACCACAATATGTATGGTACAAAATATAAAAGAGTCAGACAGAGGGCAGGATAAAATTCCTCACACAGAGTTGTGAAGTTGTTCACATAAAACTTTCAAGGAGGGGTTCAATTAATGAATGAAACCCTGGCTAATTTTCCAATGGACTGTTTGGATATTCCCTCCTCCCCAGGTTACTTACCAGGGAGTTATCCAAGGGTTAGTAATATTGTAATTTACAGCCATGAACTTGGCACGGTTCTGTTGCGCTTCCTCTCTTTTGTTTCTCATCTTTCATTGCTTTCCTCTCCCACTGACAACTGCTGCAAAACCAGGACAAGCAGCTATTTATGCTGAAATCACTGAGAGGCTGGAATTTCAATATTCATCCTCACCCACTTCCAGGGAAAATTGCAACTCATTCTCAAAAATAATACATTGAATCAATCAGTGAAGGAGTGGAATTTGTGAAGGGCGGAGTTTGGAGAAAGGGACTGTAGCTCTACAATAAGTTACAGAGAAGGAGAGAATTGGGCCATTGaggaacttaaaaaaaattgagaattttAAACATGTGGCAGGCACTAATGTCAACGAGGACTGGGATGATAGGTAAGAAGAAATGTATCCATAGAGtttctacagtgtgaaaacaggccctttggctgaacaagtccacattgatcctcagagcatcccactcagactcatcctCTTATGATCACCCTCATCCACGAACATTACGAGCAaattagcttggccaatccacctaacctacacacgtttggactatgggaagaaactggagcaccccgatgaagcccacacaggcacagggagaacgggTATACGCCccacagagggtggaatcgaacccaggtccctagtgctatgaggcagtagtgctaaccactcagccacgcTGCCGCCCAATTGCATAGGTGTGCTATCATAAAGTTCTTGGTATTCTCAGCAGAAGCTAAGTATGCCTGTGTCCTGCAAACCGCGGCTTTCAGGTTCGGCTTGGAGCCATGAATCCACTATTATTTCCAAAGAATTTGAGCTGGGGCAATAAAAATGCCTTCAATTAAGATGTAACACAGCAGGAAAGACGAACTCTTGCAGGTGTCTGATGGAAGACAGGCATTTGTAAGCAACAAGCACTTTCTCTCATGGTGATGACTGGTTTGGTGAGAACCTCTCAGACGTTTAAGGATCCTTCTTCACCTGTCCTTTTCAGGGCTGCTTCCTGCTtaattgtgataacaaagtgggtgaacacagcaggccaagcagcatctcaggagcacaaaagctgacgtttcgggcctagacccttcatcagagagggggatggggtgaggttctgcaataaatagggagagagggggaggcggaccgaagatggagagaaaagaagacaggtggagaggagagtataggtggggaggtagggaggggataggtcagtccaggggagacggacaggtcaaggaggtgggatgaggttagtaggtaggaaatggagctgcggcttggggtgggaggaagggatgggtgaaaggaagaacaggttatggaggcagagacaggctgggctggttttgggatgcagtgggtggggggggtgagctgggctggttgtgtgatgcagtggggggaggggacgaactgggctggttttgggatgcggtgggggaaggggagattttgaagctggtgaagtccacattgataccattgggctgtagggttcccaagcggaatatgagttgctgttcctgcaaccttcgggtgaaatcattatggcactgcaggaggcccatgatggacatgtcatctaaatgggagggggagttgaaatggttcgctactgggaggtgcagttgtttattgcgaaccgaaaggaggtattctgcaaagcggtccccaagcctccacttggtttccccaatgtagagggagccacaccaggtacagtggatacagtataccacattggcagatgtgcaggtgaacctctgcttaatatggaaagtcatcttggggcctgggataggagtgagggagggggtgtgggggcaagtgtagcatttcctgcggttgcaggggaaggtgccgggtgtggtggggttagagggcagtgtggagcgaacaagggagtcaggaagagagtggtctctccggaaggtagataagggtggggatggaaaaatgtcttgggtggtggggtcggattgtaaatggcggaagtgtcggaggatgatgcgttgtatccggaggttggtaaggtggtgtgtgagaacgaggaggatcctctttgggcggttgtggcgggggcggggtgtgagggatgtgttgtgggaaatacgggagacgctgacctatcccctcccaccctccccacctatactctcctctccacctatcttcttttctctccatcttcggtccgcctccccctctctccctatttattgcagaaccctcaccccatccccctctctgatgaagggtctaggcccgaaacgtcagcttttgtgctcctgagatgctgcttggcctgctgtgttcatccagttgtacactttgttatctcggattctccagcatctgcagttcccattatctcctgctTAATTGTTTCTTGTTTATTCGAAAGGTTGTCACCCTACCTGCCTCCTGCAGGATCAGGGCTCGGTTCGGGTGCCATCTTGCGGTGGTTGCGAGAACGGCCGCAGCTTGCTACTTCGCAACGGTTGCCGTGACCCGCGCCTGCGCCGCGTAAGGCGGGAACAGGCGGCGTTCCGACCCAGGGCAAACGGCCCAGTTTTGTGCAATGCTGCCGGCTCAGCAGGCAAGAAGGTATTTCTCTTCTGCTTACTAGTTTTCGCAAATTGCACGGCTTTATGTTCACCGTTGTATTTCTTTGGTGCGCTTTCTATCCTAAGGACGCCCCAAAATGTTTCGCGAAGTGAAATAGTTCTGAAGTATTAGAGTTTAAAGAACGCGGTAACTAATTTGTACCCAGCAAAATAGCAGTTTGTTATCGACAAGACAGTATGTTAAGTTATGGACTAAATATTTGCCAGGACATATAAGGAGAACTGAAACAAACATacaggatgctggagaaactcagcaggtgccAGCAGCgttgcagagagaaacagtttgGAATCAGGCAGGACTCGTGGAGGAGTGGGGCGGTGTTGGGGGAATAGAGAATGTAAGTGGAGACCGAACAGAATATGGTCGGTTTCTGAAATTATGGACAGTACCTAAGGTAGACAATTGACTGTGCGTAAGTAATTTTGAGTTTAGCAAGCAGCAATTTAGATGATGTGTTAGCTAAATGAATTCAGAACTTGGTGATGGattgttgtttttcagattgCAGGCTTgtttcaagtggtgttccacagggattggtgctgggtccacttttgtttcatttatataaattatatagATGAAAACAAAGAAGGCATGATTGGAAAGTTTGCAGGTgccaccaagattggtggtatagtggacattGAACAAAGTTATCTAggattacagagagatcttgatcaattgggacaATGATtgacagattgagtttaatttggataaatgtgaggtattgcattttggtaaaacaaccaagggcaggacttatacaattaaaagttgggcttgggtagtgttgtagagcagagagatctagtggttcaggtacataattcttcgaagtttgcatcacatatagatagagtggataagaaggcatttagcatgcttgcgatcattgcttagacctttgaCTATAGCGTTTGGGACATTATTTTCAAGTTATACAGCATGTTgatgaggcctgttctggagtactgtgttcagttctagaaggacattattaaactggagagggctcagaacagattcatcaggatgttcctgggaatggagggtttgagttttataatgagaggctggataagtgGAGATTTTTttacactggagtgtaggaggttgggggtgaccttatagacatttataaaacaatgagagagatagataaggtgaatagcagataTCTTTTCCCTATTACGtgtgatttcaagatgagggggcatatttttaaagtgagacatgctggttcatgtgtggaatgaactttcagaggaagtagtggatgtgggtgtaattcaaatgtttaaaaaaacatttggattagtacacgaataagaaatgtttggagcgaTACTggccaagtgtaggcaggtgggactagtttatttttgggttatggtcagcatggagtagtttgactgaagggtctgtttccctgcagTATGACTCTATATGAGAAAAGAATGCAATTTATGACAGTGAAGAGCTGTTCACTGATGCTAGAAGAGAATTAGATGATTGCCTAAGGGAGTGTTAATCTCAGTAGCATCCTGCTGTCTGTCTAAAGTGTTAAGTAACTCTCTTTCTTTTATCTTCCTCATCATTCCTGGTCCATCTCCCAACAGAAGAAGGCAGCTGcctgactaacaatgccaccTGATAAAGTGTGTTCCTGTCTTCAGGCAATTGTTCCTATTATTTCTAGACTCTGGCAATTTATCCTATATCAATCACCTCCCTCCTTTACCATCTCTCTGCTTAAGGTCATTCTTTGGGTCATTCTGAACTTGCGTTGATAAGTGGTTGAAGAGAAGACCAGATGATGTATTGATATTAATTCAGAAATGTAGTGACCTCGGTACAGAACATATGGTTTTTATGACCTGagtctctctcttttcttggTTCCTGCCTATTAATCAATAATATAAAAGCTATTTTCATAAGAATTTTACCCAGTGCAAAAGATACCTAAATACTATTTTGCTGAGGGTCCCAATTTCTTTCATGACATACTGTCCAATAGAGTGGTGCTCCCTTGTCACTGACTCTGTAACAGTGTAGTGCTCCATCAGGCTAAAGAATGACGTGGTGTTATTGAAGTGTACACGATTGTGAAGAACATGACAGTGTCAGTACTGGCATATTTTGTACCTGAGCTGGGATATCTAAAATATTGGAATAAGGGGTCAGTCACTTTGTATGGAAATATTGGGAAAATTCTTCACTTTGTGGGTTATGTCTTTTTAGAATGTATTGTGTACTGAAACATATTTTTGTCTCTTCGAATAGTGAGTGTGGGGAGTAGGAAAGAAGGTTCAGTTGATGTAGAAATCAGTCAAGATCTTACCAATTAAACTaattttcttatttcttatgtatGTGTTGTTGTAAATGTGAACACAGTTTTATATGCAATTTAATAAAATGTCCCAAGCTTGAATAAAAATACATTGCGCCAGTATATTCATGTTTAAATTGTTTGGTGATTGGCTTTGCCTTTTTTTTCACTGAGGTATCGATTGGTTGGATGTTTTACAGGCTTTCCTCACTATTGGTTGAAGCCATTAAGGAGTGtacagaggaagagagaaagctTGAAGATGAGCTAAAGAGTTATCGCAAGCTTCTGAAACCCTGGTACAACAATCCCAATTTGTTTCATTTCTACTACACAGAATATGTACTCTCCTATTGTCTTTCTTGTGCTAAGAATAGAATGTACATTATCTGAAACATGTTGCCTTTTCTGATAGTTATGCACACGCACACCGCTGCCGACCCTTTCAACACATGTATCCTGACATGAAGATGTTTTTCTTTTCCACACATCAGAGTTCAAAAGAGTGCAATTATTTCATATGTAACTTTAGCAGTGAACCTGATGTAGGCATAGAGTGGAAAACAATGCTTTACTCTAAAGCCCTTTTTTCCCAAAATGATGTGTGCAGTGAAATTTTAGACGAATCCATGATTAATTTGTGGAAGCAATGGTTAGACATCGTCTTGAATCAAAGTTCAGTGCCTTCCTGTTTCAGATACGTGTACAGTTATTAATCCTAATGCAGAATATTAGTGCCCAAAACAGTTCAATCCATTTAGATAATTAAAGGCAAACTTTTTTCTAGAATTTCATGTTTATCATTAAAGCTTTATTGATGTTTATTCTCAGGAATCCCAGAACTGAAGAGAAACCAGCAAAGAATGGAGCCTCTACCAGCAAGACAGGTTTGCCTGACTGCATTTTTCAAAGGAGCGAGGAACTCATATTCCAAGAACTTGAAACTTCAATCTCAAGAGACTGACTTTGATCTATGTATCACATTTTTCTACTTTGTCAATATCTCCCTGTAGCTAGTTGCTTCTTAACagaattttctgttacttttaaTTTGTAGAaatttaaagaatttttttttcatgaattCTACCTCCTTGTTGTCCTTCCTTAAAACCTTCAGAAGCACTAAGTGTTTTGGTAAATGTTGTGGATATACTGAACACTGTACCACACTTGTGGTGTAAGCAGTGCTTAGTTTTCTGTATAATCTCCTTGAACTCATGATCTGTGCATCTGAGGTACtgtatgttttattttgtagagttaagcaggagcaggccattcacgTACTTGAGCTTAATCCGTTACAACACATGAACAAGATCTTTCGCCCAACCAGTTCATATTGGTGGTTATCCATAAGCAGTATCCTCATCACATATGCACTCTGTTCCCACGTTCCTTCATACTCCTTTTTTTTTTCAGCCACCTTTCAAGCCAAATCTAATTCAGTCACAGACTCTGGTAATGCAGTCTGCAGCCTGAGTTCAGTTTCTAGCAGAGACTATTTGCATGTGTCTGGTTTGTTTACTGATCTCAGATGATTgcttttttcctttttctctttagAAGCACGATTTTGTTTGCATTGTGATGTGATGAATTAGTTTGTCCCTTTTGTATTCACTTGTTAAATTGTGACTCAAGTTGATGTGCTTTGTGAGACAGCCTCTGCAAAATTCAACAGTAATGTTCTCATGAGAACGAGGTTCTCAAatactgtcttttttttaaaagctttttgtTTTGGAGGTAAGCCTATATCAGGGGCATTTCCAGTGTCTGTTTCAGATACCTCATCCCTGGTTTCATTGGGTCTTTTCCTTTagagatttttccaacaatttgggtttaattcccacactgacttgaggttaccatgaaggactgtccttctcaccATGtttgaggtgtggtgatcctgGGTAAAATCACTACCAGTTGTGTCTCTGTAATGTCAGAGCTGCCACATTCACCATTAAGGTTCATGATGACTTTACCGTTACCAACTGATGTAAGTGGTTACATTTAAACTTCTTTGTCTGAACATGGTGCCCTATTCTGGAACAAGAATTGTATAACTTAACTGCCACAATCTATCAAAGGCTCGTGGGGCTGCTTGACTCATGGTTTGTTACACAGCCCAACAACATGCAGCTGCTCTTATAGGGCTGgaattctttgtttttaaacCCTTTTGTTGTCATCTTCCTTTTACCCCTGTTCCACTAACACATGCATATCTTcactaaataaaagccaaaaaaaagTGATGCTGTACaccagaaacgaaaacagaaattgctggagaagctcagcgggtctggcagcatctttgttctctccacagatgctgccagacatgctgagcttttccagcagtttttgtttgtgACGTGCTTGTCTTGAGGCATCACAGTGGGCAATTTACTTCCGAAAGGTATCATAAATTCTTGATAGCACAAAATGCATGAAACAAACTTTTCCCCACCAGCAATGGCCCATCTTAAATTTTCTCTCCAGATATCACCCCAGTGAACCAAGACAATGATGTGCTTACCACTGTGGCTGAAGGTTCCTGACGGCCACTATGGAGTGATAAGCAGAGAGTCCTGTGGATCACTTTGGGTGACGGGCACTAGATCCTGAGAATCACTGGTCTCTTGAATAATAGTGGATTAGCCAGAGTTTAAAACTGCAGAATGGGAGCTGAATTCTGACCTCAATTCACTTTGTTTTCTGCTGTAGAGCACGGTCCTCATTTTGAGGAATTGCAGGAGCTGGAGTTGTTGAATAGAACTCTGGCCAAAGCTCTACGAATTCGACAAACCTATCAAAACAACATGTTTGGGATGAAGCAGATCCAACCACGTGCCTCTGAAGACAGCACAGTGCCAAATGATGCAGGATATGGCATTGTCAAACAATCACAGGCATCCGACAATGGAGATAAACCTTTAGAGGAGATTTTGCCAAGGACACGATGGTCAAATAGCAAGAAAAAGGTGACTGGTGCCAACGTGAACAATATTTGTGGTAAAGTGACAGCACCAGTGTGTAAGGAGAGGTACGTATCAAGCTATTTAGCAGTTGGAACTGCTGGGAAGAGGGTTACAACACATGCTGGCTCATCTAGGAAACCAGGATCTTGTGCATTGAAGCTCCCATATAAAACCAAGCAGGAAGCGAAGAGAAAGTCTATGTCCTCGGCTATGGGGAAATTAGCTCGAGGTTCCTTGCATGCTCCAAGCCTAGTTAAAACTGCTGCtatacaacaaacaaaacgaTCTGCCTCTGTTGACAAGGTGGGAAACAGAGCTCAACAAAGTAGGCACTGGTCCTTGACAACCATTCCGAGAACAATCGTATCTGGTAATGTACTGATCCCGGAAGATACAGACATGATTCAAAGAAAAGTCACACCACGCAGCATACAGATTTCTGCATATACAGACACTGCTCCCACAATGACATCCCCTGTCATGAGACAGCAGGGGGCCAATTGTATTAATGAGGCTGTATCTTTGCGTGCTTCTGAAGGGAACATGCTCCAAAATGAAAGCTCTTCCACGGAGAAACTCAAATTATTCACCCTTCAAGAAAGTGGGTAAGAG
The Stegostoma tigrinum isolate sSteTig4 chromosome 23, sSteTig4.hap1, whole genome shotgun sequence DNA segment above includes these coding regions:
- the LOC125462462 gene encoding uncharacterized protein LOC125462462 isoform X2; this translates as MLPAQQARRLSSLLVEAIKECTEEERKLEDELKSYRKLLKPWNPRTEEKPAKNGASTSKTEHGPHFEELQELELLNRTLAKALRIRQTYQNNMFGMKQIQPRASEDSTVPNDAGYGIVKQSQASDNGDKPLEEILPRTRWSNSKKKVTGANVNNICGKVTAPVCKERYVSSYLAVGTAGKRVTTHAGSSRKPGSCALKLPYKTKQEAKRKSMSSAMGKLARGSLHAPSLVKTAAIQQTKRSASVDKVGNRAQQSRHWSLTTIPRTIVSGNVLIPEDTDMIQRKVTPRSIQISAYTDTAPTMTSPVMRQQGANCINEAVSLRASEGNMLQNESSSTEKLKLFTLQESGSTLKLPLAWRKQQCRNTCLWGQVSTRQTDEIQKASFMQRIQSTFHSQLPPVSYAQIEEQLDNVRELYKCIDQYIRTDPLLNSSGPLSCQHEHESLQILERCQETVSSLIHQIEQLMAGYGRRAASHSIFLHAFRAIYLPPFSCGVLSAL
- the LOC125462462 gene encoding tubulin epsilon and delta complex protein 2 isoform X1; the encoded protein is MLPAQQARRLSSLLVEAIKECTEEERKLEDELKSYRKLLKPWNPRTEEKPAKNGASTSKTEHGPHFEELQELELLNRTLAKALRIRQTYQNNMFGMKQIQPRASEDSTVPNDAGYGIVKQSQASDNGDKPLEEILPRTRWSNSKKKVTGANVNNICGKVTAPVCKERYVSSYLAVGTAGKRVTTHAGSSRKPGSCALKLPYKTKQEAKRKSMSSAMGKLARGSLHAPSLVKTAAIQQTKRSASVDKVGNRAQQSRHWSLTTIPRTIVSGNVLIPEDTDMIQRKVTPRSIQISAYTDTAPTMTSPVMRQQGANCINEAVSLRASEGNMLQNESSSTEKLKLFTLQESGSTLKLPLAWRKQQCRNTCLWGQVSTRQTDEIQKASFMQRIQSTFHSQLPPVSYAQIEEQLDNVRELYKCIDQYIRTDPLLNSSGPLSCQHEHESLQILERCQETVSSLIHQIEQLMAAETFWMKFGNCWTVNFKKCKCFGSKSAPLLFYSTLQELKEMEALRFQVHTLQRQIQIQKAMAEELLPILFSSMPSEQSTYHLFRAVYSQLCEGGEQFPALVRDNIPE